One Sus scrofa isolate TJ Tabasco breed Duroc chromosome 1, Sscrofa11.1, whole genome shotgun sequence DNA segment encodes these proteins:
- the SESN1 gene encoding sestrin-1 isoform X3 produces MHTLFADSFAALGRLDNITLVMVFHPQYLESFLKTQHYLLQMDGPLPLHYRHYIGIMAAARHQCSYLVNLHVNDFLHVGGDPKWLNGLENAPQKLQNLGELNKVLAHRPWLITKEHIEGLLKAEEHSWSLAELVHAVVLLTHYHSLASFTFGCGISPEIHCDGGHTFRPPSVSNYCICDITNGNHSVDEMQVNSAGNVSVSDSFFEVEALMEKMKQLQECRDEEEASQEEMASRFEIEKRESMFVFSSDDEEVTPARDVSRHFEDTSYGYKDFSRHGMHVPTFRVQDYCWEDHGYSLVNRLYPDVGQLIDEKFHIAYNLTYNTMAMHKDVDTSMLRRAIWNYIHCMFGIRYDDYDYGEINQLLDRSFKVYIKTVVCTPEKVTKRMYDSFWRQFKHSEKVHVNLLLIEARMQAELLYALRAITRYMT; encoded by the exons ATGCATACTTTATTTGCAGATTCTTTTGCTGCTTTGGGTCGTCTGGATAATATTACCTTAGTGATGGTTTTTCACCCACaatatttagaaagttttttaaaaactcaacacTATCTACTGCAAATGGATGGCCCATTACCCCTGCATTATCGGCACTACATTGGAATAATG gctgcagcaaGACATCAGTGCTCCTACTTAGTGAATCTCCATGTAAATGATTTCCTTCATGTTGGTGGTGACCCCAAGTGGCTTAATGGTTTAGAGAATGCTCCTCAAAAACTACAGAATTTAGGAGAACTTAACAAAGTGTTAGCCCATAGGCCTTGGCTTATTACCAAAGAACACATTGAG ggtCTTTTAAAAGCTGAAGAGCACAGCTGGTCCCTTGCAGAACTGGTACATGCAGTAGTTCTACTCACACACTATCATTCTCTTGCCTCATTCACATTTGGCTGTGGAATCAGTCCAGAAATTCATTGTGATGGTGGCCACACGTTCAGACCTCCTTCTGTTAGTAACTACTGCATCTGTGACATTACAAATGGCAATCACAGTGTGGATGAGATGCAGGTCAACTCAGCAGGAAATGTTTCG GTAAGTGATTCCTTCTTTGAGGTCGAAGCCCTCATGGAAAAGATGAAGCAATTACAGGAATGTCGAGATGAAGAAGAGGCGAGTCAGGAAGAGATGGCTTCAcgttttgaaatagaaaaaagagagagcatgTTTGTCTTCTCTTCAG acGATGAAGAAGTTACACCAGCAAGAGATGTATCTCGTCACTTTGAGGATACTAGTTACGGCTATAAGGATTTCTCTAGACATGGAATGCACGTCCCAACATTTCGAGTCCAG gACTATTGTTGGGAAGACCATGGCTATTCTTTGGTAAATCGTCTTTATCCAGATGTGGGACAGTTGATCGATGAAAAATTTCACATTGCTTACAATCTTACTTATAATACGATGGCAATGCACAAAGATGTTGATACCTCAATGCTCAGACGGGCTATTTGGAACTATATTCACTGCATGTTTGGAATAAG ATATGATGATTATGACTATGGTGAAATTAACCAGCTATTGGATCGTAGTTTTAAAGTTTATATCAAAACTGTTGTTTGCACTCCTGAAAAGGTTACCAAAAGAATGTATGATAGCTTCTGGAGGCAGTTCAAGCACTCTGAGAAG GTTCATGTTAATCTGCTTCTTATAGAAGCTAGGATGCAAGCAGAACTCCTTTATGCTCTGAGAGCCATTACCCGCTATATGACCTGA
- the SESN1 gene encoding sestrin-1 isoform X2, translating to MRLATTANEAYTASLTVSELLCCKQCGGSRGQEEELGIRIPRPLGHGPSRFIPEKEILQVGSEDAQMHTLFADSFAALGRLDNITLVMVFHPQYLESFLKTQHYLLQMDGPLPLHYRHYIGIMAAARHQCSYLVNLHVNDFLHVGGDPKWLNGLENAPQKLQNLGELNKVLAHRPWLITKEHIEGLLKAEEHSWSLAELVHAVVLLTHYHSLASFTFGCGISPEIHCDGGHTFRPPSVSNYCICDITNGNHSVDEMQVNSAGNVSVSDSFFEVEALMEKMKQLQECRDEEEASQEEMASRFEIEKRESMFVFSSDDEEVTPARDVSRHFEDTSYGYKDFSRHGMHVPTFRVQDYCWEDHGYSLVNRLYPDVGQLIDEKFHIAYNLTYNTMAMHKDVDTSMLRRAIWNYIHCMFGIRYDDYDYGEINQLLDRSFKVYIKTVVCTPEKVTKRMYDSFWRQFKHSEKVHVNLLLIEARMQAELLYALRAITRYMT from the exons ATGCGCCTGGCCACAACCGCGAACGAGGCGTACACGGCCTCACTGACCGTCTCGGAGCTGCTGTGCTGCAAGCAGTGTGGCGGCAGCCGCGGCCAGGAGGAG gaaCTTGGAATTAGAATTCCTCGACCACTAGGACACGGACCAAGTAGATTCATCCCAGAAAAGGAG ATTCTCCAAGTGGGGAGTGAAGACGCACAGATGCATACTTTATTTGCAGATTCTTTTGCTGCTTTGGGTCGTCTGGATAATATTACCTTAGTGATGGTTTTTCACCCACaatatttagaaagttttttaaaaactcaacacTATCTACTGCAAATGGATGGCCCATTACCCCTGCATTATCGGCACTACATTGGAATAATG gctgcagcaaGACATCAGTGCTCCTACTTAGTGAATCTCCATGTAAATGATTTCCTTCATGTTGGTGGTGACCCCAAGTGGCTTAATGGTTTAGAGAATGCTCCTCAAAAACTACAGAATTTAGGAGAACTTAACAAAGTGTTAGCCCATAGGCCTTGGCTTATTACCAAAGAACACATTGAG ggtCTTTTAAAAGCTGAAGAGCACAGCTGGTCCCTTGCAGAACTGGTACATGCAGTAGTTCTACTCACACACTATCATTCTCTTGCCTCATTCACATTTGGCTGTGGAATCAGTCCAGAAATTCATTGTGATGGTGGCCACACGTTCAGACCTCCTTCTGTTAGTAACTACTGCATCTGTGACATTACAAATGGCAATCACAGTGTGGATGAGATGCAGGTCAACTCAGCAGGAAATGTTTCG GTAAGTGATTCCTTCTTTGAGGTCGAAGCCCTCATGGAAAAGATGAAGCAATTACAGGAATGTCGAGATGAAGAAGAGGCGAGTCAGGAAGAGATGGCTTCAcgttttgaaatagaaaaaagagagagcatgTTTGTCTTCTCTTCAG acGATGAAGAAGTTACACCAGCAAGAGATGTATCTCGTCACTTTGAGGATACTAGTTACGGCTATAAGGATTTCTCTAGACATGGAATGCACGTCCCAACATTTCGAGTCCAG gACTATTGTTGGGAAGACCATGGCTATTCTTTGGTAAATCGTCTTTATCCAGATGTGGGACAGTTGATCGATGAAAAATTTCACATTGCTTACAATCTTACTTATAATACGATGGCAATGCACAAAGATGTTGATACCTCAATGCTCAGACGGGCTATTTGGAACTATATTCACTGCATGTTTGGAATAAG ATATGATGATTATGACTATGGTGAAATTAACCAGCTATTGGATCGTAGTTTTAAAGTTTATATCAAAACTGTTGTTTGCACTCCTGAAAAGGTTACCAAAAGAATGTATGATAGCTTCTGGAGGCAGTTCAAGCACTCTGAGAAG GTTCATGTTAATCTGCTTCTTATAGAAGCTAGGATGCAAGCAGAACTCCTTTATGCTCTGAGAGCCATTACCCGCTATATGACCTGA